From Glycine soja cultivar W05 chromosome 4, ASM419377v2, whole genome shotgun sequence, the proteins below share one genomic window:
- the LOC114409960 gene encoding palmitoyl-acyl carrier protein thioesterase, chloroplastic-like isoform X2, with the protein MKVQQMKLLLPACVEGLWRETALNHVTSSGIGGEGFGATREMSLRKLIWVVTRIQVQVQRYNKWGDEIEVDTWVDAAGKNGMRRDWIIRDHYTKEIITRATSTWVIMNRQTRRLSKIPEEVKQELLPFYLNNRLAVPTEEADSEKIDKLTDETAQRIRSGLAPRWNDMDANQHVNNVKYIGWILESVPIEVLEHYNMTSMTLEFRRECTQSNLLESMTCPTARVMESNNNSKNRKPELQYTHLLRLQQYKADVIRARTEWNLKQKQQ; encoded by the exons ATGAAAGTGCAGCAGATGAAGCTATTGTTACCAGCTTGCGTGGAAGGTTTGTGGAGG gAAACTGCTTTGAATCATGTCACCAGCTCCGGGATTGGTGGAGAAGGATTTGGAGCAACCCGCGAGATGAGCCTTAGAAAACTCATTTGGGTGGTTACTCGTATTCAAGTTCAAGTGCAAAGATATAACAAAtg GGGAGACGAAATTGAAGTTGATACTTGGGTTGATGCAGCAGGAAAGAATGGAATGCGAAGAGATTGGATAATCAGGGATCATTACACCAAAGAAATCATAACAAGAGCAACAAG CACATGGGTGATCATGAATAGACAAACAAGAAGACTATCCAAGATCCCTGAAGAGGTTAAGCAAGAGCTTCttcctttttaccttaataacAGGCTTGCCGTTCCTACCGAAGAAGCAGATTCTGAAAAGATAGACAAACTCACTGATGAAACTGCTCAGAGAATCCGATCTGGCCTGGCT CCAAGGTGGAATGACATGGATGCCAACCAGCATGTCAACAATGTGAAATACATTGGATGGATTTTAGAG AGTGTGCCAATTGAAGTGCTAGAACATTATAATATGACAAGCATGACTTTGGAGTTTCGGCGTGAATGTACACAATCAAATTTGTTGGAGTCCATGACATGTCCAACAGCAAGAGTTATGGAGTCCAATAATAATTCCAAGAACAGAAAACCCGAACTGCAATACACACACTTGCTTCGTCTGCAACAATATAAAGCAGATGTTATCCGAGCCAGAACTGAATGGAATTTAAAGCAAAAGCAACAGTGA
- the LOC114408211 gene encoding palmitoyl-acyl carrier protein thioesterase, chloroplastic-like — protein sequence MTSMVAPINMGLQFRGNWCNVNKNKGREFLKPNFNSSCNTNIALNNKRRFSLLVTASSQCSPGRIMGTINEIKHVPMIHPAAGKLANENKQHTTLVTLFRGRFVKDRSVYRQIFFVRSYEIGPDKTITVETLMNFLQETCLNHMSNCGVSQNDFGATHEMDLRKLIWVVTRIQVQVQRYSKWGEEIEVDTWFDIAGKNGIRRDWIIRDHYTKEIIAKATSTWTMMNRETRRLSKISEEVRQELVPFFFNKLAIAREEIDHQKIHKLTDSTAESFRYGVTPGWNDMDVNQHVNNVKYIRWILESVPREVLEDYKMTSMTLEFRRECTQSDLLESISSSSSNVTGASNNDSVNTKPDLQYIHLLRLQDTKAELVRARTEWHLKQNHK from the exons ATGACATCAATGGTGGCACCCATCAACATGGGGCTACAATTTCGAGGAAATTGGTGCAATGTCAACAAGAACAAGGGAAGGGAGTTTTTGAAGCCAAACTTTAATTCCTCATGCAACACTAATATTGCATTGAACAATAAACGAAGATTTTCATTGTTGGTGACTGCAAGTTCTCAATGTAGTCCTGGGAGAATAATGGGCACAATCAATGAAATAAAACATGTTCCAATGATTCATCCTGCAGCAGGAAAGTTGGCAAATGAAAACAAACAACATACAACCCTTGTTACCTTGTTTCGTGGAAGGTTTGTGAAAGACAGGTCTGTATATAGGCAAATTTTCTTTGTCAGATCTTACGAAATTGGCCCGGATAAAACTATCACCGTGGAGACACTAATGAATTTTCTCCAG GAAACTTGTCTAAATCATATGTCCAACTGTGGGGTAAGTCAAAACGATTTTGGAGCTACTCACGAAATGGACCTTCGCAAACTCATATGGGTTGTTACTCGTATTCAAGTTCAAGTACAGAGATATAGCAAATG GGGGGAGGAAATTGAGGTTGATACTTGGTTTGATATTGCCGGAAAGAATGGGATTCGGAGAGATTGGATAATCAGGGATCATTATACCAAAGAGATCATAGCAAAAGCAACTAG CACATGGACGATGATgaatagagaaacaagaagatTATCCAAGATATCTGAAGAAGTCAGACAAGAACTGGTTCCTTTCTTCTTTAATAAGCTTGCCATTGCCAGGGAAGAAATAGATCATCAGAAGATACACAAGCTCACTGACTCCACTGCTGAGAGTTTTCGATATGGAGTGACT CCAGGGTGGAACGACATGGATGTTAACCAGCATGTTAACAATGTAAAATACATCAGATGGATCTTAGAG AGTGTGCCAAGAGAAGTATTAGAAGATTATAAAATGACAAGCATGACTTTAGAGTTTCGGCGCGAATGTACTCAATCAGATTTGTTGGAATCAATAAGTAGTTCATCCTCCAACGTGACTGGTGCCTCTAATAATGACTCTGTTAACACAAAACCTGACCTGCAATATATACACCTGCTTCGTCTACAAGACACTAAAGCCGAGTTGGTCCGAGCCAGAACAGAATGGCATCTTAAGCAAAATCACAAGTGA
- the LOC114409960 gene encoding palmitoyl-acyl carrier protein thioesterase, chloroplastic-like isoform X1 encodes MAAISIIGSHFPGNLSDAKKDNNVLRLSFCSPRNTTNMSNNKRRFLSVSASYNDSPRKMDTTNRVNVNGINVAEAPLQAGKLANESAADEAIVTSLRGRFVEGKFVFRQIFVIRSYEIGPDKTATMETIMNFLQETALNHVTSSGIGGEGFGATREMSLRKLIWVVTRIQVQVQRYNKWGDEIEVDTWVDAAGKNGMRRDWIIRDHYTKEIITRATSTWVIMNRQTRRLSKIPEEVKQELLPFYLNNRLAVPTEEADSEKIDKLTDETAQRIRSGLAPRWNDMDANQHVNNVKYIGWILESVPIEVLEHYNMTSMTLEFRRECTQSNLLESMTCPTARVMESNNNSKNRKPELQYTHLLRLQQYKADVIRARTEWNLKQKQQ; translated from the exons ATGGCGGCAATCAGCATCATCGGTTCACATTTTCCAGGGAATTTAAGCGATGCAAAGAAGGATAATAATGTTTTGAGGCTTAGTTTTTGTTCTCCACGCAACACTACTAACATGTCTAATAACAAACGAAGATTTTTATCGGTGAGTGCAAGTTACAATGACAGTCCTCGAAAAATGGACACAACAAATAGAGTGAATGTGAATGGAATAAACGTGGCAGAGGCTCCTCTACAAGCAGGGAAATTGGCAAATGAAAGTGCAGCAGATGAAGCTATTGTTACCAGCTTGCGTGGAAGGTTTGTGGAGGGTAAGTTTGTATTTAGGCAAATTTTTGTTATCAGGTCTTATGAAATTGGACCAGATAAAACTGCCACAATGGAGACAATCATGAATTTTCTTCAG gAAACTGCTTTGAATCATGTCACCAGCTCCGGGATTGGTGGAGAAGGATTTGGAGCAACCCGCGAGATGAGCCTTAGAAAACTCATTTGGGTGGTTACTCGTATTCAAGTTCAAGTGCAAAGATATAACAAAtg GGGAGACGAAATTGAAGTTGATACTTGGGTTGATGCAGCAGGAAAGAATGGAATGCGAAGAGATTGGATAATCAGGGATCATTACACCAAAGAAATCATAACAAGAGCAACAAG CACATGGGTGATCATGAATAGACAAACAAGAAGACTATCCAAGATCCCTGAAGAGGTTAAGCAAGAGCTTCttcctttttaccttaataacAGGCTTGCCGTTCCTACCGAAGAAGCAGATTCTGAAAAGATAGACAAACTCACTGATGAAACTGCTCAGAGAATCCGATCTGGCCTGGCT CCAAGGTGGAATGACATGGATGCCAACCAGCATGTCAACAATGTGAAATACATTGGATGGATTTTAGAG AGTGTGCCAATTGAAGTGCTAGAACATTATAATATGACAAGCATGACTTTGGAGTTTCGGCGTGAATGTACACAATCAAATTTGTTGGAGTCCATGACATGTCCAACAGCAAGAGTTATGGAGTCCAATAATAATTCCAAGAACAGAAAACCCGAACTGCAATACACACACTTGCTTCGTCTGCAACAATATAAAGCAGATGTTATCCGAGCCAGAACTGAATGGAATTTAAAGCAAAAGCAACAGTGA
- the LOC114409961 gene encoding HVA22-like protein e, producing the protein MGKLWTLIIQLHSIAGPVVTLLYPLYASVVAIESQSKLDDEQWLAYWIIYSFLTLAEMVLQPILEWIPIWYDVKLLTVAWLVLPQFAGAAYLYERFVREHIRKYITEKEYLYVNHQQQSKKSPNNGGKAKKFVEFVTPKKGDQEVY; encoded by the exons ATGGGAAAGTTGTGGACCTTGATCATCCAGCTTCATTCTATTGCTGG GCCGGTTGTGACGTTATTGTACCCTTT ATATGCATCGGTGGTAGCAATAGAGAGTCAGTCCAAGTTGGATGACGAGCAGTGGCTAGCTTATTGGATCATCTATTCGTTCCTCACCCTTGCTGAAATGGTTCTTCAACCTATCTTAGAGTG GATACCAATTTGGTACGATGTGAAACTATTGACGGTGGCATGGCTGGTGTTACCCCAGTTCGCAGGAGCTGCGTACTTGTATGAAAGGTTCGTGAGAGAGCATATAAGGAAATACATAACGGAGAAGGAGTATCTCTATGTCAACCACCAGCAACAAAGCAAAAAGTCTCCCAATAACGGGGGCAAGGCCAAGAAGTTCGTTGAATTCGTCACACCCAAGAAA GGGGATCAGGAGGTGTATTGA